A single Myxocyprinus asiaticus isolate MX2 ecotype Aquarium Trade chromosome 50, UBuf_Myxa_2, whole genome shotgun sequence DNA region contains:
- the LOC127439029 gene encoding uncharacterized protein LOC127439029 isoform X2, producing MKKMFDVTFCLCFWSLFGVFGVETDVLESVSVMEGDSVTLKNDDTEILRDDGIMWTFGPKQILIAHIKREDKNVINDAADGRFRGRIQLDQTGSLTITNTRTTDSGQYNATTKSKDTLLKIFTITVYARLPVPVIIRDSSQCSLSSICVLVCSVVNVTQVTLSWYKGNSLFSSISVSDLNSSLSLPLEVEYQENNIYSCVINNPIRNQTKHLNITEVCQPCLDYTCGCGFTEAVIRLVVSGVVGVAAVAVLVYEVRSKSVGQEMREQTTSLK from the exons ATGAAGAAAATGTTTGACGTGACTTTCTGTTTGTGCTTTTGGAGTCTGTTTG gtgtgtttggtgTTGAGACAGATGTTTTAGAGTCAGTGTCAGTGATGGAGGGAGATTCTGTTACTCTAAAGAATGATGATACTGAAATACTGAGAGATGATGGGATCATGTGGACGTTTGGACCTAAACAAATTCTCATTGCTCACATCAAAAGAGAAGACAAAAATGTCATTAATGATGCTGCTGATGGGAGATTCAGAGGCAGAATACAGCTGGATCAGACTGGATCTCTCACCATCACAAACACCAGAACTACAGACTCTGGACAATATAATGCAACTACCAAAAGCAAAGATACCCTACTGAAAATATTCACTATTACTGTCTATG CTCGTCTGCCCGTTCCTGTCATCATCAGAGACTCTTCTCAATGTTCTTTAAGCTCTatatgtgtgttggtgtgttcagTGGTGAATGTGACACAGGTGACTCTCTCCTGGTAcaaaggaaacagtttattcTCCTCCATCAGTGTGTCTGATCTCAACAGCAGTCTCTCTCTACCTCTGGAGGTGGAATATCAGgagaacaacatctacagctgtgTGATCAACAATCCCATCAGAAACCAGACTAAACATCTCAACATTACTGAAGTCTGTCAGCCGTGTTTAG ACTACACCTGTGGTTGTGGTTTCACTGAAGCTGTGATCCGATTGGTTGTCTCTGGTGTGGTGGGCGTGGCTGCTGTTGCTGTTCTGGTTTATGAGGTCAGATCTAAAAGTGTTGGGCAGGAGATGAGAGAACAGACAACATCACTCAAGTAA
- the LOC127439029 gene encoding uncharacterized protein LOC127439029 isoform X1, protein MKKMFDVTFCLCFWSLFGVFGVETDVLESVSVMEGDSVTLKNDDTEILRDDGIMWTFGPKQILIAHIKREDKNVINDAADGRFRGRIQLDQTGSLTITNTRTTDSGQYNATTKSKDTLLKIFTITVYARLPVPVIIRDSSQCSLSSICVLVCSVVNVTQVTLSWYKGNSLFSSISVSDLNSSLSLPLEVEYQENNIYSCVINNPIRNQTKHLNITEVCQPCLEDYTCGCGFTEAVIRLVVSGVVGVAAVAVLVYEVRSKSVGQEMREQTTSLK, encoded by the exons ATGAAGAAAATGTTTGACGTGACTTTCTGTTTGTGCTTTTGGAGTCTGTTTG gtgtgtttggtgTTGAGACAGATGTTTTAGAGTCAGTGTCAGTGATGGAGGGAGATTCTGTTACTCTAAAGAATGATGATACTGAAATACTGAGAGATGATGGGATCATGTGGACGTTTGGACCTAAACAAATTCTCATTGCTCACATCAAAAGAGAAGACAAAAATGTCATTAATGATGCTGCTGATGGGAGATTCAGAGGCAGAATACAGCTGGATCAGACTGGATCTCTCACCATCACAAACACCAGAACTACAGACTCTGGACAATATAATGCAACTACCAAAAGCAAAGATACCCTACTGAAAATATTCACTATTACTGTCTATG CTCGTCTGCCCGTTCCTGTCATCATCAGAGACTCTTCTCAATGTTCTTTAAGCTCTatatgtgtgttggtgtgttcagTGGTGAATGTGACACAGGTGACTCTCTCCTGGTAcaaaggaaacagtttattcTCCTCCATCAGTGTGTCTGATCTCAACAGCAGTCTCTCTCTACCTCTGGAGGTGGAATATCAGgagaacaacatctacagctgtgTGATCAACAATCCCATCAGAAACCAGACTAAACATCTCAACATTACTGAAGTCTGTCAGCCGTGTTTAG AAGACTACACCTGTGGTTGTGGTTTCACTGAAGCTGTGATCCGATTGGTTGTCTCTGGTGTGGTGGGCGTGGCTGCTGTTGCTGTTCTGGTTTATGAGGTCAGATCTAAAAGTGTTGGGCAGGAGATGAGAGAACAGACAACATCACTCAAGTAA
- the LOC127439018 gene encoding uncharacterized protein LOC127439018 isoform X1: MKKSFTVTVYDSLPVIDPGRSEVMSLSVIEGESVTLNTDIKPHGDELIVWRFGDILIAKDDKENNKTSFYPDERFKERIQLDQTGSLIIRDIRTTDTGEYKLKISSSNRETKHKRFILFVRDEWKTVFMMKGESVTLITDDAHIKTDDVNMYHGETLIAEIRRGKITRLKDEIRERLKLDDQTGSLFITDTRHTDSGVYYLKIINSTEDIIYKRIIVTVSGKEGILMSVMEGDSVNLYSDATPLQKDADVVWRFKNTVIADKKQNDTKISSRQDALDGKFKQNLLMYVQTGSLVITNIRTDQSGVYELKITSSRVNVHQIFYVTVYVDSGSVTPTLPRGKVKELDSLNNATDVGVNEKQGTSSV; the protein is encoded by the exons ATGAAGAAGAGTTTCACTGTTACAGTCTATG ATTCACTACCTGTGATTGATCCCGGCAGAAGTGAAGTGATGTCACTGTCAGTGATTGAGGGAGAATCTGTCACTCTAAACACTGATATTAAACCACATGGAGATGAGCTGATAGTGTGGAGGTTTGGAGATATTCTCATAGCTAAAGATGATAAAGAAAACAATAAGACCTCATTCTATCCTGATGAGAGATTCAAAGAGAGAATACAGCTGGATCAGACTGGATCTCTCATCATCAGAGATATCAGAACCACAGACACTGGAGAATATAAACTAAAGATCAGCAGCAGTAACAGAGAGACGAAACACAAGAGATTCATTCTTTTTGTGAGAG ATGAATGGAAGACAGTGTTCATGATGAAGGGAGAATCTGTCACTCTAATCACTGATGATGCTCATATAAAGACAGATGATGTGAACATGTATCATGGAGAGACTCTCATAGCTGAAATCAGAAGAGGAAAGATCACACGTCTTAAAGATGAAATCAGAGAGAGACTGAAGCTGGATGATCAGACTGGATCTCTCTTCATCACAGACACCAGACACACAGACTCTGGAGTTTATTATCTGAAGATCATCAACAGCACTGAAGATATCATATATAAGAGAATAATTGTTACTGTCAGTG GTAAAGAAGGGATCTTAATGTCAGTAATGGAGGGAGATTCTGTCAATCTATACAGTGATGCTACTCCACTACAGAAAGATGCTGATGTAGTGTGGAGATTTAAAAACACTGTCATAgcggacaaaaaacaaaatgacacaaagaTCTCATCACGTCAGGATGCTCTTGATGGGAAATTCAAACAGAATCTGTTGATGTACGTACAGACTGGATCTCTCGTCATCACAAACATCAGAACGGATCAGTCTGGAGTTTATGAACTAAAGATCACCAGCAGCAGAGTAAATGTACACCAGATATTCTATGTTACAGTCTATG tcgATTCCGGATCAGTGACGCCTACGCTGCCTCGTGGCAAAGTGAAGGAGTTGGATAGTTTGAATAATGCCACTGATGTCGGAGTGAATGAGAAACAGGGGACGAGTTCTGTTTAA
- the LOC127439018 gene encoding uncharacterized protein LOC127439018 isoform X2 yields MKKSFTVTVYDSLPVIDPGRSEVMSLSVIEGESVTLNTDIKPHGDELIVWRFGDILIAKDDKENNKTSFYPDERFKERIQLDQTGSLIIRDIRTTDTGEYKLKISSSNRETKHKRFILFVRDEWKTVFMMKGESVTLITDDAHIKTDDVNMYHGETLIAEIRRGKITRLKDEIRERLKLDDQTGSLFITDTRHTDSGVYYLKIINSTEDIIYKRIIVTVSVDSGSVTPTLPRGKVKELDSLNNATDVGVNEKQGTSSV; encoded by the exons ATGAAGAAGAGTTTCACTGTTACAGTCTATG ATTCACTACCTGTGATTGATCCCGGCAGAAGTGAAGTGATGTCACTGTCAGTGATTGAGGGAGAATCTGTCACTCTAAACACTGATATTAAACCACATGGAGATGAGCTGATAGTGTGGAGGTTTGGAGATATTCTCATAGCTAAAGATGATAAAGAAAACAATAAGACCTCATTCTATCCTGATGAGAGATTCAAAGAGAGAATACAGCTGGATCAGACTGGATCTCTCATCATCAGAGATATCAGAACCACAGACACTGGAGAATATAAACTAAAGATCAGCAGCAGTAACAGAGAGACGAAACACAAGAGATTCATTCTTTTTGTGAGAG ATGAATGGAAGACAGTGTTCATGATGAAGGGAGAATCTGTCACTCTAATCACTGATGATGCTCATATAAAGACAGATGATGTGAACATGTATCATGGAGAGACTCTCATAGCTGAAATCAGAAGAGGAAAGATCACACGTCTTAAAGATGAAATCAGAGAGAGACTGAAGCTGGATGATCAGACTGGATCTCTCTTCATCACAGACACCAGACACACAGACTCTGGAGTTTATTATCTGAAGATCATCAACAGCACTGAAGATATCATATATAAGAGAATAATTGTTACTGTCAGTG tcgATTCCGGATCAGTGACGCCTACGCTGCCTCGTGGCAAAGTGAAGGAGTTGGATAGTTTGAATAATGCCACTGATGTCGGAGTGAATGAGAAACAGGGGACGAGTTCTGTTTAA